A genomic window from Oleidesulfovibrio alaskensis DSM 16109 includes:
- a CDS encoding Mu transposase C-terminal domain-containing protein: MAKAKDAYTAKELAIALNVTVMTITRRAEREGWQSRPRAGRGGGNEWIISSMPEATRTKLLAACAQDQLDALDRAPKLTLATAAVSESKKSKALARADLVALYTDWLDKSPHGAKSAARDKFILAYVGGAWPALLKVLGDKVSWKSIERWKVQIQREGSAAALVDRRGGANAERMAMTESHAELLLSAVLRPNHPSISGAIRMASAAMKARGLEVPAERTMRRFLDQWKATNFGTWVYTREGKKAWNDKAAFFIDRDYSLIEVGDILVADGHVLNFETLNPWTGKPQRMELVLWYDMASNCPVGWEIMPTENTQAIASAFRRAVLTLGKYPLIAYLDNGRAFRSKYFNGVDFRQTGIAGLFQELNVHTIFAWPYHGQSKTVERFFGTLHDLEQWVPSYVGRDIESKPPRLNRGELLHRKVWDASGCRALTMEETHVAVARWVDQYINRPQRGHLNGRCPAEVFMAGRGSGVDEAKLRHLMMAKEVRKLSREGIRIFGERYYAPELYSRTHAVQVRYDIGDLSSLLVYSEDGKHFICEAHKVRGIHPAA, from the coding sequence ATGGCCAAGGCGAAAGACGCATATACGGCGAAGGAACTTGCCATCGCCCTCAACGTCACCGTCATGACGATAACTCGTCGCGCCGAACGCGAGGGCTGGCAATCCCGCCCTCGTGCCGGGCGCGGTGGCGGCAACGAGTGGATCATATCATCCATGCCGGAGGCCACGCGTACCAAGCTGCTTGCAGCCTGCGCACAAGATCAGCTGGATGCTTTAGACCGCGCTCCCAAACTGACTCTTGCAACCGCCGCCGTCAGTGAATCGAAGAAGTCCAAAGCGCTGGCCCGCGCCGATCTGGTTGCCCTATATACAGACTGGCTCGACAAATCGCCGCATGGAGCAAAATCCGCCGCACGCGATAAGTTCATTCTCGCTTATGTGGGCGGTGCATGGCCCGCTCTGCTGAAAGTCCTCGGCGACAAGGTAAGCTGGAAAAGCATTGAGCGCTGGAAGGTTCAAATACAACGAGAGGGGTCGGCCGCCGCATTGGTAGACCGGCGCGGCGGTGCAAATGCAGAACGTATGGCCATGACGGAATCTCACGCGGAGTTGTTACTTTCGGCCGTCCTGCGCCCTAACCACCCTTCCATCTCAGGAGCAATACGCATGGCGTCCGCGGCAATGAAAGCTCGGGGGTTAGAGGTCCCCGCAGAGCGCACCATGCGCCGTTTTCTCGACCAGTGGAAAGCTACAAACTTCGGTACATGGGTGTACACCCGCGAGGGCAAAAAAGCCTGGAACGACAAAGCCGCGTTTTTCATCGACCGGGATTACAGCCTTATTGAAGTTGGCGACATCCTCGTTGCAGACGGCCACGTGTTGAACTTTGAGACGTTGAACCCATGGACGGGCAAGCCCCAGCGCATGGAACTTGTTCTCTGGTATGACATGGCCTCCAACTGCCCAGTAGGCTGGGAGATTATGCCTACGGAAAATACGCAGGCTATCGCCTCCGCCTTTCGTCGTGCGGTGCTCACCCTCGGCAAATACCCCCTCATCGCTTATCTGGATAACGGGCGGGCCTTTCGTTCCAAATACTTCAACGGGGTAGATTTCCGCCAGACCGGCATTGCGGGGCTGTTTCAAGAGCTCAACGTTCACACCATTTTTGCATGGCCCTACCACGGGCAGTCAAAGACCGTGGAGCGATTTTTCGGGACCCTGCACGATCTGGAACAATGGGTGCCTTCGTATGTTGGCCGCGATATTGAATCCAAGCCCCCGCGCCTTAACCGAGGCGAGCTATTGCACCGCAAGGTGTGGGACGCATCCGGTTGCCGGGCATTGACCATGGAAGAGACACACGTTGCCGTGGCCAGGTGGGTGGACCAATACATTAACCGACCCCAGCGTGGCCATCTGAACGGCAGATGCCCTGCAGAAGTTTTTATGGCCGGGCGCGGCTCCGGCGTGGACGAAGCAAAACTGCGTCATCTAATGATGGCTAAAGAAGTCCGCAAACTTTCTCGCGAAGGCATCCGCATCTTTGGGGAACGGTATTACGCGCCGGAACTCTACAGCCGCACACATGCTGTGCAGGTACGTTACGATATCGGCGATCTTTCTTCCCTGCTGGTCTACAGCGAAGACGGGAAGCACTTCATCTGCGAAGCTCACAAGGTACGGGGTATTCATCCCGCCGCC